The Triticum aestivum cultivar Chinese Spring chromosome 3A, IWGSC CS RefSeq v2.1, whole genome shotgun sequence genome includes a region encoding these proteins:
- the LOC123060061 gene encoding BTB/POZ and MATH domain-containing protein 3, whose translation MVPNGKAVESAPFDVAGRACRIRCYPNGSGKKHYGYTSLFLTSHCDDGTVRLELSVLDRDGNPSRTRATEKRRFWIGDSWGWGFKDFVKNDDLVEGEHLVDDCLIVLCDVTVHDPSLHAEEVAAPVVAPPFDLSGELGEAMWNETDVTIHVGDETFPAHRSVLEAASAVFKADLENNGTGEVRVDDMDAQVFKTLLQFMYTSVLPDKNQLEADAATAERLLVAADRYGLEKIKVVCEEALCPRVNMGSVGTMLALAERHGGAVLKKACMEFLSIPGNLLSFMATEGFEELKRTQLGCWSFT comes from the coding sequence ATGGTCCCCAACGGCAAGGCAGTCGAGTCAGCCCCGTTCGACGTCGCCGGCCGCGCCTGCCGAATCAGGTGCTATCCGAACGGCAGCGGCAAGAAACACTACGGCTACACGTCCCTCTTCCTCACCAGCCACTGCGACGACGGCACGGTAAGGCTAGAGCTCAGCGTGCTCGATCGGGACGGGAATCCGTCTCGCACTCGAGCCACGGAAAAGCGGCGCTTCTGGATCGGCGACAGCTGGGGCTGGGGCTTTAAGGATTTCGTGAAGAACGACGATCTGGTCGAGGGAGAGCACCTCGTGGACGACTGCCTCATCGTCCTCTGCGACGTCACCGTCCACGACCCTTCCTTGCACGCCGAGGAGGTTGCCGCGCCGGTTGTGGCGCCTCCGTTCGACCTAAgtggggagctcggggaggccatGTGGAACGAGACGGACGTGACGATCCACGTCGGCGACGAGACGTTCCCGGCGCACCGGTCGGTGCTGGAGGCTGCGTCCGCCGTCTTCAAGGCGGACCTCGAGAACAACGGCACCGGCGAGGTACGCGTCGACGACATGGACGCCCAGGTGTTCAAGACCCTGCTGCAGTTCATGTACACGAGCGTGCTGCCTGACAAGAACCAGCTCGAGGCAGACGCCGCGACGGCGGAGCGGCTGCTCGTGGCGGCGGACAGGTACGGGCTGGAGAAGATAAAGGTCGTCTGCGAGGAGGCGCTGTGCCCGCGCGTCAACATGGGCTCCGTGGGCACCATGCTGGCGTTGGCGGAGCGGCACGGAGGTGCCGTCCTGAAGAAGGCGTGCATGGAGTTCCTCTCGATCCCCGGTAACCTATTATCATTCATGGCGACCGAGGGTTTTGAGGAGCTCAAGAGAACccagcttgggtgctggagcttcaCGTGA